A window of Nocardia arthritidis genomic DNA:
TCCGCACCGGTGCGGGTGCGCCTCGATATCTCCTATGACGGAACGGATTTCATCGGCTGGGCGCGTCAGCCGGGGTTGCGCACGGTGCAGGGCGTGCTGGAGGAATCGCTGACCAAGGTCTATCGCGAACCGATCCAGCTCACGGTCGCGGGCCGCACCGACGCCGGTGTGCACGCGGAAGGTCAAGTGGCGCACTTCGATACGTCCGCCGAGTTCGACGCGGGCAAACTCGTGCACCGCATGGCGCGCTTCCTGCCGAAGGATGTGCGGATCAAGGACGCGCGGATCGCGCCGCCCGAATTCGATGCCAGGTTCTCGGCGATTCGCCGCCACTACGCCTACCGGTTGACCACCGCCCCGTACGGCGCCGAACCGCTGCGGGCCCGCAGCGTTGTGGCCTGCCGCCCCGGCGTCGATATCGCCGCGATGTCGGAGGCGTCGCGAAAACTGTTGGGCCTGCACAACTTTGCCGCCTTCTGTCGCCGCCGTGATGGCGCGACCACGGTCCGCGAACTGCAGCGCTTCGATTGGGTGCGCGAGGGCGAACTGCTCACCGCGTACGTGAGCGCCGACGCCTTCTGCTGGTCCATGGTGCGCAGTCTGGTCGGCGCGGTGCTCGCGGTGGGCGAGGGTAGGCGTTCGCCCGACTGGGTCGCCACGCTGCTCGCGGAAACCGAGCGCTCCAGCGCGGTCACGGTCGCGCCCGCGCACGGGTTGAGCCTGATCGCGGTGGACTATCCGGCGGATTCCGATTTGGCCGCGCGCAATGCGCAGACCCGCGAGATGCGCACGGTCCCCGGAGCCGTCGAAGGCTGCTGCGGCGACTGATAGGGAACCCCCGCGCCGCGACGGGAGGGGCACGATGCGGCGCGGGAGTCGTTCGGCGTCAGTTCTTGGACGAAGTGCCGGCCTCGATGGTGCGCGGCTGGCTGGATCCCTGGATCTCGATGCGCCGCGGCTTGGCCTTCTCGGCGATCGGGATGGTTACGGACAGGACGCCGTTGTTGTAGGTCGCGCTGATCTTCTCGGAATCGACATTGTCGCCGAGGCTGAGTTGGCGCATGTAC
This region includes:
- the truA gene encoding tRNA pseudouridine(38-40) synthase TruA, with the protein product MGVVDTVQNSADQSNAAERPTEESAVPQEVSAPVRVRLDISYDGTDFIGWARQPGLRTVQGVLEESLTKVYREPIQLTVAGRTDAGVHAEGQVAHFDTSAEFDAGKLVHRMARFLPKDVRIKDARIAPPEFDARFSAIRRHYAYRLTTAPYGAEPLRARSVVACRPGVDIAAMSEASRKLLGLHNFAAFCRRRDGATTVRELQRFDWVREGELLTAYVSADAFCWSMVRSLVGAVLAVGEGRRSPDWVATLLAETERSSAVTVAPAHGLSLIAVDYPADSDLAARNAQTREMRTVPGAVEGCCGD